In a single window of the Zea mays cultivar B73 chromosome 5, Zm-B73-REFERENCE-NAM-5.0, whole genome shotgun sequence genome:
- the LOC100279455 gene encoding uncharacterized protein LOC100279455: MLRQSSSRNQRSRGLKLKKALQISLLLLVSVWLLYQVKHSYEKKAAYSEGEVNDLHKDDKGQGEAVRLGRKDVPPKMEADSSTLDERVEDEENDEVEQEMKHDENDEDPIDEQDLEKDEDLPEPGEHSSEKDEDVGVFEDEERKERSQEDQEKSFHGDDVSSAVTHDPQSSEQDELFHHAQDTVLFVDDASTAVPNENHVAGNDEEEVQRARERSFRGDDVSSSVDHDAKVAKPLPEEQLNSMDKIFEGTTNLSNGISFRAPGINGSYAGMDNVATVPTNSPSQKNAGTPSNDIESKTHPSPANLTGPEQSNSTLKDHPDQQVNSTAVLGNQVQPLTNQTPWPELDSPNGTLALVTDVQKSTSGAGDDGSSTVDKRTDGRDGPKEDVDVSTKIMNRAISEDEVVPE, from the coding sequence ACCAAGTTAAGCATTCTTACGAGAAGAAGGCGGCGTACAGCGAAGGTGAAGTGAATGATTTGCATAAAGATGACAAGGGCCAGGGAGAGGCAGTCAGATTGGGCAGGAAGGATGTGCCTCCAAAGATGGAGGCTGATTCTTCAACACTGGATGAGCGGGTTGAGGATGAAGAGAACGATGAAGTGGAGCAAGAAATGAAGCATGATGAGAACGATGAGGATCCCATCGATGAGCAAGACCTGGAGAAGGACGAGGATCTTCCCGAGCCTGGCGAGCATTCTTCTGAAAAGGATGAAGATGTGGGTGTGTTTGAGGACGAAGAGCGGAAGGAGCGGTCACAGGAGGATCAAGAGAAGAGCTTCCATGGTGACGATGTGTCTAGTGCTGTTACTCATGATCCTCAATCGTCCGAGCAAGATGAGCTGTTCCATCATGCCCAAGACACGGTCCTATTCGTGGATGATGCTTCAACTGCAGTGCCCAATGAAAACCATGTGGCTGGAAACGACGAGGAGGAAGTGCAGAGGGCTAGGGAAAGGAGTTTCAGAGGCGATGATGTGTCAAGCTCCGTGGATCATGACGCCAAGGTGGCAAAGCCTCTCCCAGAGGAACAACTGAACAGCATGGATAAGATATTTGAaggcaccacaaacttgtctaacggAATTTCGTTTCGAGCTCCTGGAATAAATGGATCATATGCCGGCATGGACAATGTGGCTACAGTACCAACTAATTCACCTTCACAGAAAAACGCAGGCACTCCTAGCAATGACATAGAAAGCAAGACCCACCCATCTCCGGCAAATTTGACCGGACCAGAGCAAAGTAATTCGACTTTGAAAGATCACCCAGATCAACAAGTGAATTCAACAGCAGTGCTGGGCAACCAAGTACAGCCTTTGACTAACCAGACGCCGTGGCCCGAGTTGGATTCTCCAAATGGCACCTTGGCTCTGGTAACAGATGTCCAAAAGTCCACATCTGGAGCTGGAGATGATGGCAGCAGCACTGTGGACAAGAGGACGGACGGTAGAGATGGTCCCAAAGAAGACGTGGATGTGTCCACGAAAATAATGAACAGGGCAATCAGTGAGGATGAAGTCGTTCCAGAGTGA